The following are encoded together in the Phenylobacterium sp. NIBR 498073 genome:
- a CDS encoding amidase: MDDFSEHDGLSLAALVAKGEVTPLELVDAAIERIERHNPALNAVVHKAYDEARKVAQGPLPDGPFKGVPFLIKDLGVPVAGWPRTYGSRFAAGYVDKEDCGLTRRYREAGVVLLGKTNTPEYGITGVTEGGYLGACRNPWNPDHVSGGSSGGAASAVASGMVPLAHASDGLGSIRIPAACCGLVGLKVTRDRNPNLPDGDNYAMGFSVDHVVTRTVRDSAAMLDATGRPEPGAPFEAPHKERPYMEEIERSPGRLRIAWSSETPSGRPIDPQIQAALERTAALLKGLGHEVVEKGLGIDYRALYTARGPVSGANFAANIARLAAMLGREPQEHELEPLTWAALKSGRKVTGEQAFRGWQDLRDLNRKTLMFFEDYDVYLCPVLGTPVPPVGLIDPVAVDPQELNKRQSKAFPYTPPFNFSGQPSLSLPLEMDENGLPIGMMFTARFADEATLLRLAAQLEKEAPWKARRPALWG; this comes from the coding sequence ATGGACGATTTCTCCGAGCACGACGGCCTGTCGCTGGCCGCCCTGGTGGCCAAGGGCGAGGTGACGCCGCTGGAGCTGGTTGACGCGGCCATCGAGCGGATCGAGCGGCACAACCCGGCGCTGAACGCCGTGGTCCACAAGGCCTATGACGAGGCGCGCAAGGTTGCGCAGGGCCCCCTGCCCGACGGGCCGTTCAAAGGCGTGCCGTTCCTGATCAAGGACCTGGGCGTGCCGGTGGCCGGCTGGCCGCGGACCTATGGCAGCCGCTTCGCCGCCGGCTATGTGGACAAGGAGGACTGCGGCCTGACCCGGCGCTATCGCGAGGCCGGCGTCGTGCTGCTGGGCAAGACCAACACGCCCGAATACGGCATCACCGGCGTCACCGAGGGCGGCTATCTGGGCGCCTGCCGCAATCCCTGGAACCCGGACCACGTCTCGGGCGGGTCGTCCGGCGGCGCGGCCTCCGCGGTGGCGAGCGGCATGGTGCCGCTGGCCCACGCCAGCGACGGGCTCGGTTCGATCCGCATCCCGGCCGCCTGCTGCGGGCTGGTCGGCCTGAAGGTGACCCGCGATCGCAACCCGAACCTGCCGGACGGCGACAACTACGCCATGGGCTTTTCCGTCGACCATGTGGTGACGCGGACGGTGCGCGACAGCGCCGCCATGTTGGACGCCACCGGCCGCCCCGAGCCGGGCGCGCCGTTCGAAGCGCCGCACAAGGAGCGGCCCTACATGGAGGAGATCGAGCGCAGTCCCGGCCGCTTGCGCATCGCCTGGTCGTCGGAGACCCCGTCCGGCCGGCCGATCGATCCGCAGATCCAGGCGGCGCTGGAACGCACCGCGGCGCTGCTGAAGGGCCTGGGCCACGAGGTGGTCGAGAAGGGCCTGGGGATCGACTACCGCGCGCTCTACACCGCCCGCGGGCCGGTTTCGGGCGCCAACTTCGCGGCCAACATCGCCCGGCTGGCGGCCATGCTGGGGCGCGAGCCGCAGGAGCACGAGCTGGAGCCGCTGACCTGGGCGGCGCTGAAGAGCGGGCGCAAGGTGACCGGCGAGCAGGCGTTCCGCGGCTGGCAGGACCTGCGCGACCTGAACCGCAAGACGCTGATGTTCTTCGAGGACTACGACGTCTATCTCTGCCCGGTGCTGGGCACGCCGGTGCCGCCGGTCGGGCTGATCGACCCCGTGGCGGTCGACCCGCAGGAGCTGAACAAGCGCCAGAGCAAGGCCTTCCCCTACACCCCGCCGTTCAACTTCTCGGGCCAGCCGTCGCTGTCGCTGCCGCTGGAGATGGACGAGAACGGCCTGCCGATCGGGATGATGTTCACCGCCCGCTTCGCCGACGAGGCGACGCTGCTGCGGCTGGCCGCGCAACTTGAGAAGGAAGCGCCCTGGAAGGCCCGCCGCCCGGCGCTCTGGGGGTAG
- a CDS encoding cytochrome b/b6 domain-containing protein has product MSSDAAAGPPRPLWDVPTRVVHWSLVVLLLVSWFSAGENMQLHRWSGYAIVGLLVFRLWWGVAGGSTARFAHFLRGPAATLAYTRTLGDRSPSDGAGHNPLGAWSVLAMLAVMLVQVGLGLFASDLDGLESGPLSHLVSFEASRAAAELHETVFRVLQALVALHIAAIGFYWVWKRQNLIGAMVTGKRPFQGEALRPAALWRLLLGVVLAVGVAWAIAKGLRF; this is encoded by the coding sequence ATGTCGTCAGACGCTGCAGCGGGCCCGCCGCGCCCGCTCTGGGACGTCCCGACGCGGGTCGTCCACTGGTCCCTGGTCGTGCTGTTGCTGGTCTCCTGGTTTTCGGCCGGCGAGAACATGCAGCTGCACCGCTGGTCCGGCTACGCGATCGTCGGCCTGCTGGTCTTCCGGCTGTGGTGGGGCGTAGCCGGCGGTTCGACCGCCCGGTTCGCGCACTTCCTGCGCGGGCCCGCCGCGACGCTCGCCTACACCCGCACGCTCGGCGACCGCAGCCCCAGCGACGGGGCCGGCCACAACCCGCTCGGCGCCTGGAGCGTGCTGGCCATGCTGGCGGTGATGCTGGTCCAGGTCGGTCTCGGCCTGTTCGCCAGCGACCTCGACGGCCTGGAGTCCGGCCCGCTGTCGCACCTGGTCAGTTTCGAGGCCAGCCGCGCGGCCGCCGAACTGCACGAGACCGTGTTCCGCGTTCTGCAGGCGCTGGTCGCCCTGCACATCGCCGCCATCGGGTTCTACTGGGTGTGGAAGCGCCAGAACCTGATCGGCGCCATGGTCACCGGCAAGCGCCCGTTCCAGGGCGAGGCCCTGCGCCCGGCGGCCCTCTGGCGGCTGCTGCTCGGCGTGGTGCTGGCGGTGGGCGTCGCCTGGGCGATCGCCAAGGGCCTGCGGTTCTGA
- a CDS encoding cytochrome c, translating into MPFRPAKPLVVALVLALGATGAIAATAAETAIATRQAGYKKIGGAFKAISDELKKGSPDAKLIAANAAVVNAQAAQVPKWFPKGSGPEAGFKTEAKPNIWTDNAKFAAAAANFQTQAGKLQTVAAGGDVEAIKAQFRATGGTCKACHDVYRVEK; encoded by the coding sequence ATGCCCTTCCGACCCGCCAAGCCCCTCGTCGTCGCGCTCGTCCTGGCGCTCGGCGCCACCGGCGCGATCGCCGCCACCGCCGCCGAGACCGCGATCGCTACGCGCCAGGCCGGCTACAAGAAAATCGGCGGCGCCTTCAAGGCGATCAGCGACGAACTCAAGAAGGGCTCGCCGGACGCCAAGCTGATCGCCGCCAACGCTGCGGTGGTGAACGCCCAGGCGGCCCAGGTGCCCAAGTGGTTCCCCAAGGGCTCGGGGCCGGAGGCCGGCTTCAAGACCGAGGCCAAGCCCAACATCTGGACCGACAACGCCAAGTTCGCCGCCGCCGCCGCCAACTTCCAGACCCAGGCGGGCAAGCTGCAGACCGTGGCTGCCGGCGGGGATGTGGAGGCGATCAAGGCGCAGTTCCGCGCCACCGGCGGAACCTGCAAGGCCTGCCACGACGTCTACCGCGTCGAGAAATAG
- a CDS encoding sugar transferase produces MAKRAFDILAALAGLIVLAPVMAVIALAVRADSPGPALHWSTRVGRYNRLFKMPKFRTMKTGAPNVATHLLTDPDAWITPLGRFLRRSSLDELPQLWSVLVGDMSLVGPRPALFNQDDLVALRTAAGVEALRPGVTGWAQINGRDDLPNTDKARLDADYLSRQGLIFDVRIIVITLVAAISGRGVRH; encoded by the coding sequence GTGGCCAAGCGGGCCTTCGACATCCTGGCGGCCCTGGCCGGCCTGATCGTGCTCGCCCCGGTGATGGCGGTGATCGCGCTGGCCGTGCGCGCCGACAGCCCCGGCCCGGCCCTGCACTGGTCCACTCGGGTCGGCCGCTACAATCGCCTCTTCAAGATGCCGAAATTCCGCACCATGAAGACCGGCGCGCCGAACGTGGCGACCCACCTGCTCACAGATCCCGACGCCTGGATCACGCCGCTGGGCCGCTTCCTGCGCCGCTCCAGCCTCGATGAACTGCCGCAGCTGTGGAGCGTGCTGGTCGGCGATATGAGCTTGGTCGGCCCGCGGCCGGCCCTGTTCAACCAGGACGACCTGGTGGCGCTGCGCACCGCCGCCGGCGTCGAGGCCCTGCGGCCGGGCGTCACCGGCTGGGCCCAGATCAACGGCCGCGACGACCTGCCCAACACCGACAAGGCCAGGCTCGATGCCGACTATCTGTCCCGCCAGGGCCTGATCTTCGACGTGCGGATCATCGTCATCACGCTCGTCGCGGCGATTTCCGGGCGCGGCGTGCGTCACTGA
- the rlmJ gene encoding 23S rRNA (adenine(2030)-N(6))-methyltransferase RlmJ has product MNYRHAFHAGNFADLVKHAALLDLVARLQAAPEPLAVFDTHAGRGLYDLTGEEAQRSGEARAGVAQLMQAPDLPPALQALRQAVVRLNGGAEANLYPGSPLLVAGALRKGDSYLGCELRPQEHSALSDTLASWPAARTACADGYVEVAARMPRQGAVLVLIDPPFEKSDDYERCAAALGALTARNPAAVVMVWMPLKDLETFDAFLREAEDVYDGPLLVAEARMRPLTDPMKMNGCALVLANAPEGFAATLAEVCDWTVGRLGDNGKAQVWTT; this is encoded by the coding sequence TTGAACTATCGCCACGCCTTCCACGCCGGAAACTTCGCCGATCTGGTGAAGCACGCCGCCCTGCTCGACCTGGTGGCCAGGCTCCAGGCCGCGCCGGAGCCGCTGGCGGTGTTCGACACCCACGCCGGCCGCGGGCTCTACGACCTCACCGGCGAGGAGGCACAGCGCTCGGGCGAGGCGAGGGCCGGGGTCGCCCAGCTGATGCAGGCGCCCGACCTGCCGCCGGCCCTGCAGGCGCTGCGCCAGGCGGTGGTGCGGCTGAACGGCGGGGCCGAGGCCAACCTCTATCCGGGTTCGCCGCTGCTGGTCGCCGGCGCGCTGCGCAAGGGCGACTCCTATCTGGGCTGCGAGCTGCGGCCCCAGGAGCATTCGGCCCTCTCCGACACCCTGGCCAGCTGGCCGGCGGCCAGGACCGCCTGCGCCGACGGTTATGTCGAGGTCGCCGCCCGCATGCCGCGGCAGGGCGCCGTTCTGGTGCTCATCGACCCCCCGTTCGAAAAGAGCGACGACTACGAACGCTGCGCCGCCGCTCTCGGCGCCTTGACCGCCAGGAACCCTGCCGCGGTGGTGATGGTCTGGATGCCGCTCAAGGACCTGGAGACCTTCGACGCTTTCCTGCGCGAGGCCGAGGACGTCTATGACGGTCCGCTGCTGGTCGCCGAGGCGCGCATGCGGCCGCTGACCGATCCGATGAAGATGAACGGCTGCGCCCTGGTGCTGGCCAACGCGCCGGAGGGCTTCGCGGCGACCTTGGCCGAGGTCTGCGATTGGACCGTCGGCCGGCTGGGCGACAACGGCAAGGCCCAGGTCTGGACGACCTGA
- a CDS encoding DNA topoisomerase IB, whose amino-acid sequence MPRDTGPPPAGDLTYVNDHDPGLSRTMGPAGFAYRDSQGAPVRDKATLNRIAALVLPPAWTNVWICASPRGHIQATGRDARGRKQYRYHDLWSQAQAGEKFERLIAFGRALPKLRAQVDRDLRRRGLPREKVLAAVVALMELTLIRVGNSEYAKTNKSFGLTTLRDRHAEITGGGAVFEFRGKSGKVHRTGFRDRRLARIVKACQDVPGQRLFQYVDDAGARRAVESSDVNAYIRAIVGEGFSAKDIRTWAGTLYTARGLVEQPPAKDAAEARRRVATAVKAAATLLGNTAAVCRSSYIHPLVLEAYERGALPLKKGASPRAFELAVLRFLEAAQEAAR is encoded by the coding sequence ATGCCCCGCGACACAGGTCCGCCGCCGGCCGGCGACCTTACCTATGTGAACGATCACGATCCGGGCCTATCGCGGACGATGGGTCCCGCGGGTTTCGCGTACCGCGACTCCCAGGGAGCGCCGGTGCGCGACAAGGCGACACTGAACCGGATCGCCGCGCTGGTGCTGCCTCCGGCCTGGACGAACGTCTGGATCTGCGCCTCGCCGCGCGGCCATATCCAGGCGACCGGCCGCGATGCGCGGGGCCGCAAGCAGTACCGCTACCACGATCTCTGGAGCCAAGCGCAGGCGGGCGAGAAGTTCGAGCGTCTGATCGCCTTCGGCCGCGCCCTGCCCAAGTTGCGCGCCCAGGTCGATCGCGACCTGCGCCGCCGGGGCCTGCCGCGCGAGAAGGTGCTGGCGGCGGTGGTGGCGCTGATGGAACTGACCCTGATCCGGGTCGGAAACAGCGAGTACGCCAAGACCAACAAGAGCTTCGGCCTGACCACCCTGCGCGACCGTCACGCCGAAATCACCGGCGGCGGGGCGGTGTTCGAGTTTCGCGGCAAGAGCGGCAAGGTCCATCGCACCGGCTTCCGCGACCGGCGCTTGGCGCGGATCGTCAAGGCCTGCCAGGACGTGCCCGGCCAGCGATTGTTCCAGTACGTCGACGACGCCGGCGCGCGGCGGGCGGTGGAGTCCAGCGACGTCAACGCCTACATCCGCGCGATCGTCGGCGAGGGCTTTTCGGCCAAGGACATCCGCACCTGGGCCGGTACGCTCTACACCGCCCGGGGCCTCGTCGAGCAGCCCCCCGCCAAGGACGCCGCCGAGGCCAGGCGCCGGGTCGCGACGGCGGTGAAGGCAGCCGCCACCCTACTCGGCAACACCGCCGCGGTGTGCCGCAGCTCCTACATCCATCCGCTGGTGTTGGAGGCCTACGAGCGAGGCGCCTTGCCGCTGAAGAAGGGCGCTTCGCCACGGGCCTTCGAGCTTGCGGTGCTGCGCTTTCTCGAAGCGGCGCAGGAGGCCGCGCGGTGA
- a CDS encoding LLM class flavin-dependent oxidoreductase, whose translation MLGNKLRFGAFIAPFHPLDENPTLAIQRDLELVQWMDHLGYEEAWIGEHHSAAYELIASPEVFIAAAAERTKHIRLGTGVSSLPYHHPMMLADRINQLDHMTRGRVMFGVGPGALVSDAFMMGIPVAKQRDRMDEALDVLVPLLRGEEVTHESDWFSLVNARLQMTPYSRPSVEIAVASQVSPTGARAAGKHGAGLLSLGATTSAGFNSLAANWGIAEDIAKENGQTMDRSRWRLVGQMHIAETKDKAIEQVRFGLEKWIYYFKEIANLPMVPDDFKGDPVEAYLALGQAVVGTPDDAIERLQQLVDESGGFGCFLLMAHNWARWEDTKRSYELIARYVVPHFQQLNVNRQASMDWVRSNKTEFTSQTRAAVGARIVSHMMEKGADKIRPEIVAMIQGAAPPAKE comes from the coding sequence ATGCTCGGAAACAAGCTCCGCTTCGGGGCCTTCATCGCGCCGTTCCATCCGCTCGACGAGAACCCGACCCTGGCCATCCAGCGGGACCTGGAGCTGGTGCAGTGGATGGACCACCTGGGCTACGAAGAGGCCTGGATCGGCGAGCATCACTCGGCCGCCTACGAGCTGATCGCCAGCCCCGAAGTGTTCATCGCCGCGGCCGCCGAGCGCACCAAGCACATCCGGCTGGGCACCGGGGTCTCGTCCCTGCCCTATCACCACCCGATGATGCTGGCCGACCGCATCAACCAGCTCGACCACATGACCCGCGGCCGGGTGATGTTCGGAGTCGGCCCCGGGGCGCTGGTCTCGGACGCCTTCATGATGGGCATCCCGGTCGCCAAGCAGCGCGACCGCATGGACGAGGCGCTGGACGTGCTGGTCCCGTTGCTGCGCGGCGAGGAGGTCACCCACGAGAGCGATTGGTTCAGCCTGGTCAACGCCCGCCTGCAGATGACGCCCTATTCGCGGCCGTCGGTGGAGATCGCGGTCGCCAGCCAGGTCTCGCCGACCGGGGCGCGAGCCGCGGGCAAGCACGGCGCGGGGCTGCTGTCGCTGGGGGCGACCACCTCGGCCGGCTTCAATTCGCTGGCCGCCAACTGGGGCATCGCCGAGGACATCGCCAAGGAGAACGGCCAGACCATGGACCGCAGCCGCTGGCGGCTGGTCGGCCAGATGCATATCGCCGAGACCAAGGACAAGGCGATCGAGCAGGTCCGCTTCGGGCTGGAGAAGTGGATCTATTATTTCAAGGAGATCGCCAACCTGCCGATGGTGCCCGACGACTTCAAGGGCGACCCGGTGGAAGCCTATCTGGCGCTGGGCCAGGCGGTGGTGGGCACGCCCGACGATGCGATCGAGCGGCTGCAGCAGCTGGTCGACGAGAGCGGCGGCTTCGGGTGCTTCCTGCTGATGGCGCACAACTGGGCGCGCTGGGAGGACACCAAGCGCTCCTACGAGCTGATCGCGCGCTATGTCGTGCCGCACTTCCAGCAGCTGAACGTCAACCGGCAGGCCTCGATGGACTGGGTGCGCAGCAACAAGACCGAGTTCACCTCGCAGACCCGCGCGGCGGTGGGCGCCCGAATCGTCTCGCATATGATGGAAAAGGGCGCCGACAAGATCCGGCCCGAGATCGTGGCGATGATCCAGGGCGCCGCGCCGCCGGCCAAGGAGTAG
- a CDS encoding arylamine N-acetyltransferase, with protein sequence MDLQAYLDRIGFVGVPRVDAATLKAMQRLHLRAIPYENFDVQLGRTMTLDPQAAFDKMVRQRRGGWCYEMNGLLGAMLREVGFEVTEMAGAVLRGERGPASHANHLVLRVDLDRPYIADVGFGDALLEAMPLEFGPHHCAGFDFSFEALDDGWLRFHNHPHGGAAYYDFRNEPADREELAAMCRWLSTAPDSVFTQTAFAFRHEPGGVAVLRGRTFNFIRPGEKTMQIIDSADEFSSILRARFELDVPQARDLWPAVCARHEELFGALTA encoded by the coding sequence ATGGACCTGCAGGCCTATCTCGACCGCATCGGGTTCGTCGGCGTCCCGCGCGTGGACGCCGCGACGCTGAAGGCGATGCAGCGCCTGCACCTGCGCGCGATCCCCTACGAGAACTTCGACGTCCAGCTGGGCCGGACGATGACGCTCGATCCGCAGGCGGCCTTCGACAAGATGGTCCGCCAGCGGCGCGGCGGCTGGTGCTACGAGATGAACGGCTTGCTCGGCGCGATGCTGCGCGAGGTCGGCTTCGAGGTGACCGAGATGGCCGGGGCCGTGCTGCGCGGCGAGCGCGGGCCGGCCTCGCACGCCAACCATCTGGTGCTGCGCGTCGACCTGGACCGGCCCTACATCGCCGACGTCGGGTTCGGCGACGCGCTGCTGGAGGCCATGCCGCTGGAGTTCGGGCCGCACCACTGCGCCGGCTTCGACTTCTCGTTCGAGGCGCTCGACGACGGCTGGCTGCGGTTCCACAACCACCCGCACGGCGGCGCGGCCTACTACGACTTCCGCAACGAGCCGGCCGACCGCGAGGAACTGGCCGCCATGTGCCGTTGGCTGAGCACTGCGCCGGACTCGGTGTTCACCCAGACCGCCTTCGCCTTCCGCCATGAGCCCGGCGGGGTCGCCGTGCTGCGGGGCCGCACGTTCAACTTCATCCGCCCCGGCGAGAAGACCATGCAGATCATTGATTCAGCGGATGAATTTTCAAGCATCCTGCGTGCTCGCTTCGAACTTGACGTTCCGCAGGCGCGCGACCTGTGGCCCGCCGTCTGCGCCCGTCACGAGGAGCTGTTCGGGGCGCTGACGGCCTAA
- a CDS encoding aldo/keto reductase, whose product MDQRKLGEFDVSAIGLGCMSLSHAYGSPPPREQAERVLKGALDAGYTFLDTAAVYGVGHNEMLVGEVLKDRRSDYVLASKCGLTNGDQRELNGHPDVLKATCEGSLRRLQTDVIDLYYLHRWDKRVPIEDSVGALADLVKEGKIRAIGLSEVSAPTLRRAHAVHPITALQTEYSPWTRNPEIAVLEACRELGVTFVAFSPVGRGFLAGGVPDAAALEDGDFRKAMPRFQGEAFAANLKMFEGFAALAREAGCTPAQLCLAWLLAKDETLVPIPGTTNPDHMRENAAAAAVSLSADVMAKVEELVNPQTVTGPRYAPAMQASVDTEG is encoded by the coding sequence ATGGACCAGCGCAAACTGGGCGAATTCGACGTCTCGGCCATCGGGCTGGGCTGCATGAGCCTCTCGCACGCCTACGGCTCGCCGCCGCCGCGCGAGCAGGCCGAGCGGGTGCTGAAAGGCGCCCTCGACGCCGGCTACACCTTCCTCGACACCGCTGCGGTCTACGGCGTCGGCCATAACGAGATGCTGGTCGGCGAGGTGCTGAAGGACCGGCGCAGCGACTATGTTCTGGCCTCGAAGTGCGGCCTGACCAACGGCGATCAGCGCGAGCTCAACGGTCATCCGGACGTCCTGAAGGCCACCTGCGAGGGCAGCCTGCGCCGGCTGCAGACCGACGTCATCGACCTCTATTACCTGCACCGTTGGGACAAGCGCGTGCCCATCGAGGACAGCGTCGGCGCCCTGGCCGACCTGGTCAAGGAGGGGAAGATCCGCGCCATCGGCCTGTCGGAGGTCTCGGCCCCGACCCTGCGTCGCGCCCATGCCGTCCATCCGATCACCGCCCTGCAGACCGAGTACTCGCCCTGGACCCGTAATCCCGAGATCGCGGTGCTCGAGGCCTGCCGCGAACTGGGCGTGACCTTCGTGGCGTTCAGCCCGGTCGGCCGCGGTTTCCTGGCCGGCGGGGTGCCTGACGCCGCGGCGCTGGAGGATGGCGACTTCCGCAAGGCGATGCCCCGCTTCCAGGGCGAGGCCTTCGCCGCCAACCTCAAGATGTTCGAGGGGTTCGCCGCCCTGGCGCGCGAGGCCGGCTGCACCCCGGCCCAGCTGTGCCTGGCCTGGCTGCTGGCCAAGGACGAGACCCTGGTGCCGATCCCGGGCACTACCAATCCGGACCACATGCGCGAGAACGCCGCCGCCGCCGCGGTCTCGTTGTCGGCCGACGTGATGGCCAAGGTCGAGGAATTGGTGAACCCGCAGACCGTGACCGGCCCGCGCTATGCGCCGGCGATGCAGGCGTCGGTGGACACCGAGGGCTAG
- a CDS encoding YbdD/YjiX family protein translates to MASPNPFARFAQCVCDGARLMVGVPNYETYVEHMARTHPDQAPMSRAEFFRDRQDARYGAGARGGFRCC, encoded by the coding sequence ATGGCCTCGCCCAACCCCTTCGCCCGTTTCGCCCAGTGCGTCTGCGACGGCGCGCGCCTGATGGTCGGGGTGCCGAACTACGAGACCTATGTCGAGCACATGGCCCGCACCCATCCCGATCAGGCCCCGATGAGCCGGGCGGAGTTTTTCCGCGACCGTCAGGACGCCCGCTACGGCGCCGGGGCTCGCGGCGGCTTTCGCTGCTGCTGA
- a CDS encoding carbon starvation CstA family protein: MEVVRKHGPWALLAAIGAGALGVLATSRGESVNALWILTAAICVYLVAYRYYSLYIAQRVMRLDPARATPAVTRNDGLDYVPTDKYVLFGHHFAAIAGAGPLVGPVLAAQMGYLPGVLWILTGVVLAGAVQDFLVLVISMRRDGKSLGELIREELGPIPGVIALFGAFMIMVIILAVLALIVVKALTSSPWGTFTVAATVPIAIAMGVYMRFIRPGRIAEVSIFGFVMLILAIVGGQWVAASPQLAGMFTLTGIQLSWILIGYGAVAAVLPVWLLLAPRDYLSTFLKIGAILALAIGIVIMRPELQMPAVTQFAAGGGPVWSGTLFPFLFITIACGAVSGFHALISSGTTPKLIDNEVNARFIGYGGMLMESFVAIMAIIAASILDPGVYFTMNSPAAVVGTTAESASAAVGAMGHPISAELIEQTAKDFGETTIISRAGGAPTLAVGMAHIFSHVLGGKAMMAFWYHFAILFEALFILTAVDAGTRAGRFMLQDLLGTFIPKFKDTSSWTANLTATGLCVAAWGFFLHQGVTDPLGGVNTLWPLFGISNQMLAAIALIMATVVIFKMKRHRYAFVTIIPAVWLCICTLTAGFQKLLSPDPAVGFLSHARKYGDALAAGQVLAPAKSMADMTKIVWNDRIDAALCAVFIAVVLSMIWFGIGACLKAYRADGWTAREINPDAIPAE; this comes from the coding sequence ATGGAAGTGGTGCGCAAACACGGGCCCTGGGCCTTGCTGGCCGCCATAGGCGCCGGCGCGCTGGGCGTTCTGGCCACCTCCCGTGGCGAGAGCGTCAACGCGCTCTGGATCCTCACCGCGGCGATCTGCGTCTACCTGGTCGCCTACCGCTATTACAGCCTCTACATCGCCCAGCGGGTCATGCGCCTGGACCCGGCGCGGGCGACGCCGGCGGTCACCCGCAACGACGGCCTCGATTACGTCCCGACCGACAAGTACGTGCTGTTCGGCCACCATTTCGCGGCCATCGCCGGGGCTGGACCGCTGGTCGGGCCCGTGCTCGCCGCCCAGATGGGCTATCTGCCGGGCGTGCTCTGGATCCTGACCGGGGTGGTGCTGGCCGGGGCGGTCCAGGACTTCCTGGTGCTGGTCATCTCCATGCGCCGCGACGGCAAGTCGCTCGGTGAACTGATCCGCGAGGAGCTGGGGCCGATCCCCGGCGTCATCGCGCTGTTCGGCGCCTTCATGATCATGGTCATCATCCTGGCGGTGCTGGCCCTGATCGTGGTCAAGGCCCTGACATCGAGCCCCTGGGGCACGTTCACCGTCGCCGCCACCGTGCCGATCGCCATCGCCATGGGCGTCTACATGCGTTTCATTCGGCCCGGCCGCATCGCCGAGGTGTCGATCTTCGGCTTTGTGATGCTGATCCTGGCCATCGTCGGCGGTCAGTGGGTCGCGGCCTCGCCGCAGCTGGCGGGGATGTTCACCCTGACCGGCATTCAGCTGTCGTGGATCCTGATCGGCTACGGCGCGGTCGCCGCGGTGCTGCCGGTCTGGCTGCTGCTGGCGCCGCGCGACTACCTGTCGACCTTCCTCAAGATCGGCGCGATCCTGGCCCTGGCCATCGGCATCGTCATCATGCGGCCCGAGCTGCAGATGCCGGCCGTCACCCAGTTCGCCGCCGGCGGCGGCCCGGTCTGGTCGGGCACGCTGTTCCCGTTCCTGTTCATCACTATCGCCTGCGGCGCGGTCTCCGGCTTCCATGCCCTGATCTCCTCGGGCACCACGCCCAAGCTGATCGACAACGAGGTCAACGCCCGCTTCATCGGCTACGGCGGCATGCTGATGGAAAGCTTCGTGGCGATCATGGCGATCATCGCCGCCTCGATCCTCGACCCCGGCGTCTACTTCACGATGAACAGCCCGGCCGCGGTGGTGGGAACCACCGCCGAGAGCGCATCAGCCGCGGTCGGCGCCATGGGCCATCCGATCAGCGCCGAACTCATCGAGCAGACCGCCAAGGACTTTGGCGAGACCACCATCATCTCGCGCGCCGGCGGCGCCCCGACGCTCGCCGTCGGCATGGCGCACATCTTCTCCCACGTGCTGGGCGGCAAGGCGATGATGGCCTTCTGGTACCACTTCGCCATCCTGTTCGAGGCGCTGTTCATCCTCACCGCCGTGGACGCCGGCACCCGGGCTGGCCGCTTCATGCTGCAGGACCTGCTCGGGACCTTCATCCCGAAGTTCAAGGACACCTCGTCATGGACGGCGAACCTGACGGCCACTGGTCTCTGCGTCGCGGCCTGGGGCTTCTTTCTGCACCAAGGCGTCACTGACCCGCTCGGCGGGGTGAACACCCTCTGGCCGCTGTTCGGCATCTCCAACCAGATGCTGGCCGCGATCGCGCTGATCATGGCGACGGTGGTGATCTTCAAGATGAAGCGGCACCGCTACGCGTTCGTGACCATCATCCCGGCGGTGTGGCTGTGCATCTGCACCCTGACGGCCGGCTTCCAGAAGCTGCTGTCGCCCGACCCGGCCGTCGGTTTCCTTTCGCATGCGCGGAAGTACGGCGACGCGCTGGCCGCCGGCCAGGTGCTGGCCCCGGCCAAGAGCATGGCCGACATGACCAAGATCGTCTGGAACGACCGCATCGACGCGGCGCTCTGCGCGGTCTTCATCGCGGTGGTGCTGAGCATGATCTGGTTCGGGATCGGCGCCTGCCTGAAGGCCTATCGGGCCGACGGCTGGACGGCGCGGGAGATCAATCCCGACGCCATTCCGGCGGAGTAG